In one Siniperca chuatsi isolate FFG_IHB_CAS linkage group LG14, ASM2008510v1, whole genome shotgun sequence genomic region, the following are encoded:
- the fryb gene encoding protein furry homolog isoform X9, translated as MATSQQDSGFFDISIKSLLKSLGGTSPVGLKPPLPPVSGTLGERKGPVVMAPVNVDPESKPGEFVLKSLFANFTLLSERKIRIIMAEPLEKPLNKSLQRGEDPQFDQLISSMSSLAEYCLPSILRTLFDWYKRQNGLEDESHEYRPRANTKSKNDEQQKDYLLERRDLAIDFIFSLVLIEVLKQIPLHPLLDGLIQEVINLTFKHFKYKEGYLGPNTGNMHIVADLYAEVVGVVAQSRFPAVRKKFISELKELRQKEQSPYVIQSTISLIMGLKFFRIKMYPVEDFEASFQFMQECAQYFLEVKDKDIKHSLAGLFVEILVPVAATVKNEVNVPCLRNFVESLYDTTLDLSSRKKHSLALYPLVTCLLCVSQKQFFLSRWHIFLNNCLSNLKNKDPKMARVALESLYRLLWVYMIRIKCESNTGTQSRLTSITSTLFPKGSRSVVPRDMPLNIFVKIIQFIAQERLDFAMKEIIFDLLSVGKPAKAFSLNPERMNIGLRAFLVIADALQQKDGEPPMPNTGATLPSGNSLKKKKTYLSKTLTEEEAKLIGMSLYYSQVRKALDNILRHLDKEVGRCMMLTSVQMLNKEPEDMITGERKPKIDLFRTCVAAIPRILPDAMSKPELIDLLSRLTVHMDDELRLISQNSLQSLLLDFSDWREDVLFGYTHFLLREVQDTHQGLQDASVKLLLQLLTQWRLALQLQGKTRGGVESSPRLPERSPHCSVLHAVEGLALLLLCSCQISTRKLAVGVLREIRCLFTALGHAEDDDKPMIEVMDQLSPAVMDSFVHVAVSDSSTLPLSHHVDLQWLVEWTARLVSSSYDVKSPSHVWIFAQCVKDPWVLCLHIFLRQEHLPKHCPIALGYAWPYAFTRLQLLLPLVDPNSPVNAKKTSTAGSSDNYISLWRNYLILCLGVAKPSIMSPGHLRASTPEITATTPDGSVSYDNKVIGTPSVAWLLKQLVPLMRAESLEITESLVLGFGCTNALVFRELVEELHPLMKEALERRPENKKRRERRDLLRLQLLRIFELLANAGVISDSTNGALERDSLALGALFLEYVDLTRMLLEAENEKELDVLKDIRAHFSGMVANLIQCVPVHHRRFLFPQQSLRHHLFILFSQWAGPFSVMFTPLDRYSDRNHQITRYQYCALKAMSAVLCCGPVFDNVGLSTDGYLYKWLDNILACHDIRVHRLGCEVVILLLELNPDQINLFNWAVDRCFTGSYQLASGCFKAIATVCGNRNYPCDLVTLLNLVLFKASDTSREIYEISMQLMQVLESKLCAYSKRMVEQKPGNILYGTHGPLPPLYSVNLSQLSIQLASMYPELTLPLFSEVSQRFSTTHPNGRQIMLSYLLPWLSNIELVDTGLLPPASSPCTPEEEPHGQGQGMGLSPSLRGNGWGSLQATSLVLNNLMFMTAKYGDEVPGPEIENAWNALVSNERWSNNLRITLQFLISLCGVSSDTTLLPYIKKVVIYLCRNNTIQTMEELLFELQQTDPVNPVVLHCDNPPFYRFAASNKASTSQTGTTSSSNTVVAGQENLPDTDENKLVRESEERRARAHNRLESRYSNSSGGSYEDEKTDPLPPYAGWLLGVLETNHPQPLPMPVNGGCWAPLVDYLPETITPRGPLHRCNIAVIFMTEMVVDHSVREDWALHLPLLLHALFLGLDHYRPEVYEHSKRLLLHLLIALSCNNNFQVIASVLMLTREISDNKTLTIKSSYHTEYQQSLYNHVPLDAPDFLREWQTSPVVDSGLSSTSNSSSASLGGGSTAGSVGNLPLVTPDDLEDLEDTPNETDEKTNKLIEFLSTSAWSTVLLLLRAFGPLWVHEDITPKNPNSKSTEQLSNFLRHVVSVFKESKSDFHLEHQLSDVALQTALCSSSRHYAGRSFQIFRALKQPINNHAVSDLVSRLVEVVGEHGDEVQGYVMEVLLTLESVVVNLAECLKNSDLMAALTRTSSPDFVTSDKLMNRKSTGQLNFPGPGFVGLSSQRHQRSYSVPKKFGECGHQSSDPPRSATLDRIQACNSHGLARTGRTPGSCTSSTNRIDPSVLSDPAHVSHPSSILATVFWVAVSLMESDFEFEYQMSLRLVHKLLSKVPLDRAENRERLEKLQAQLRWSGFSGIQQLLLKGFTSQATSDLTLQLFCQLTPVSRVPVVDSSQSIGFPLNVLCLLPHLVQHFGHPTQFCKESAERIAQVCLEEKHTKLSHLAHVMTLYKTRSYTRDPFSWVSVVCRYLHEAFSDITLNMVTYMAELLDKGLPSMQQSLLQIIYCLLSHMDLTAVQVKQFNADVTKTIEKFVQTVHWKDALNILKLVVSRSASLVHPVYGHTQGDLSNLEVSRVWDGSAKALPGKTLDFTFDISETPVIGRRFDELQGSGGREGKARAMAVTRSTSSTSSGSNSNTILVPVSWRRPQSSQKRTREKLVNVLSLCGQEVGLTKNPSVIFSSCGDLDMMEVRESGVSSEEGGTREDTLDDTASEQQFRVFRDFDFLDVELEDGEELQGETVDNFNWGVRRRSLDSTELGDLLEESQHSGSTPSLGHEDPHDSDESSEEEESSTSQSLSHSQLTNPSPSEETNHTDSLSTSYDTSADPQSFNATTPGQGALHDDHSGLHGRLCGDDEDTQAQDDDLSLSVNELPHGSDCGESFTLELPGQPQDQLCNLDHSLNPDYCQPPLDFLDPNCLPSLRDDVDDLEDLGFPPPPSPFFSAILAAFQPTVCDDAEEAWRCHINQLVTDSDGSCAVHTFQVFSSLFKNIQGKFCLLTTDVATYLGEGLRGIGSKFLRSSQMLTTCSDCPTIYIDADTIMSYGLLEKMKFSALELQEYLDTYNTREDAAVSWLRNCKDTFPRCPGDSVVTCQPGDSEEKQMESLAQLELCQRLYKLHFQLLLLFQSYCSLIGQVHAISSVPELLNMSRELTDLKTSLQAAEAAVASDLEHKHLAHTHAHATQVAAMVVPSFPTSEAAVQAILECLKNHEFTKAVRYIQECRRQWPSGVFGGSSESEVQTLLNVYFRHQTLGQTGTIALLGSRQDLSLICSKLLELNGEIRDMIRRAQGYRVVTTYLPDSSASGTSL; from the exons GTTCCCAGCAGTGAGGAAGAAGTTCATCTCCGAGCTGAAGGAGCTGAGGCAGAAGGAGCAGAGCCCCTACGTCATCCAGTCCACCATCAGCCTCATCATGGGACTCAAGTTCTTCCGCATCAAAATGTACCCAGTGGAAGACTTTGAAGCCTCCTTCCAGTTCATGCAG GAGTGTGCACAGTATTTCTTGGAAGTGAAGGATAAAGACATTAAACACTCATTAGCTGGACTCTTTGTGGAGATACTTGTACCTGTAGCTGCT ACTGTGAAGAATGAGGTGAACGTGCCGTGTCTACGAAATTTCGTAGAGAGTTTGTACGATACCACACTGGACCTATCCTCTAGGAAGAAACACTCTCTG GCCCTGTATCCGCTGGTGACCTGCCTGCTGTGTGTCAGTCAGAAGCAGTTCTTCCTAAGCCGCTGGCACATTTTCCTCAACAACTGCCTCTCAAACCTCAAG AATAAAGACCCCAAGATGGCACGTGTGGCTCTAGAATCACTCTACCGCCTGCTATGGGTTTACATGATCCGAATAAAGTGCGAGAGCAACACTGGAACGCAGAG TCGTCTGACGTCCATCACCTCCACTCTGTTCCCCAAAGGGAGTCGTAGCGTTGTGCCCAGAGACATGCCCCTTAATATTTTCGTCAAGATCATCCAGTTCATTGCACAG GAGAGACTGGATTTCGCCATGAAGGAGATCATATTTGACCTGCTGAGCGTTGGGAAACCTGCCAAAGCCTTCAGTCTCAACCCAGAG CGTATGAACATAGGTCTACGGGCGTTCCTGGTGATAGCAGATGCTCTGCAACAGAAGGACGGAGAACCTCCAATGCCCAACACAGGAGCCACTCTGCCCTCTGGAAACtctctgaagaagaagaaaacttaTCTCAGCAAGACGCTTACTGAAGAGGAAGCCAAACTAATAg GCATGTCCTTGTACTACTCCCAGGTGCGAAAGGCTCTGGACAACATCCTGAGACACTTGGATAAGGAGGTGGGTCGCTGTATGATGCTCACCAGCGTCCAGATGCTCAACAAAGAACCAGAGGACATGATCAC TGGTGAAAGGAAGCCTAAAATCGACCTGTTCAGGACATGTGTGGCTGCCATTCCTCGTATCCTCCCTGATGCCATGTCCAAACCTGAGCTCATTGACCTTCTCTCACG ACTTACGGTGCACATGGACGATGAGCTTCGTCTTATTTCCCAAAACTCCCTGCAGAGCCTGTTACTTGATTTCTCTGACTGGAGAGAAGACGTCCTGTTTGGTTACACACATTTCCTTTTGCGCGAG GTCCAAGACACCCATCAGGGTCTGCAGGATGCATCTGTGAAGctccttctccagctgctcACACAGTGGAGGTTAGCTCTGCAGCTCCAGGGGAAGACACGAGGTGGAGTTGAG tCTAGCCCCAGACTGCCAGAGCGAAGCCCTCATTGCTCAGTGCTCCATGCGGTTGAGGGCCTggctctgctgctcctctgctcgTGTCAGATAAGCACGAGGAAGCTGGCAGTCGGTGTGTTAAGAGAAATACGCTGCCTCTTCACAGCTCTGGGACATGCTGAG GACGATGACAAACCCATGATAGAGGTCATGGATCAGCTGAGCCCAGCTGTAATGGACAGCTTTGTTCATGTAGCTGTCTCTGACTCG TCTACCTTGCCTCTCAGCCACCATGTTGACCTCCAGTGGCTGGTGGAGTGGACGGCTCGACTGGTGAGCAGTTCCTATGACGTGAAGAGCCCCAGCCATGTCTGGATCTTTGCCCAGTGTGTGAAGGACCCGTGGGTGCTCTGCCTGCACATTTTCTTGCGGCAGGAGCACCTGCCCAAACACTGCCCCATCGCCCTGGGATACGCCTGGCCCTACGCTTTCACACGGCTACAGCTGCTACTGCCACTGGTTGACCCCAA CAGTCCAGTGAATGCTAAGAAGACCAGCACGGCAGGCTCCAGTGACAATTACATCTCTCTGTGGCGTAACTACCTGATCCTGTGTCTAGGTGTGGCTAAGCCGAGCATCATGTCCCCCGGTCACCTCAGAGCTTCCACACCAGAGATCACTGCCACCACGCCCGACGGCAGCGTCAGCTATGACaacaag GTGATAGGCACTCCTTCAGTAGCCTGGCTTTTAAAACAGCTGGTCCCACTGATGAGAGCTGAGAGTTTGGAGATCACAGAGTCTCTGGTGCTGGGGTTTGGATGCACAAATGCTCTGGTCTTCAG GGAGCTAGTCGAagaactccatccactgatgaaggaAGCACTGGAACGTAGGCctgag AACAAGAAgcgcagagagaggagggatcTTCtcaggctgcagctgctgaggaTCTTTGAACTGTTGGCTAATGCAGGAGTGATCAGTGACAG CACCAATGGAGCACTGGAGCGTGACTCCCTGGCGCTGGGTGCCTTGTTCCTTGAATATGTGGATTTAACGCGGATGCTTCTGGAGGCTGAGAATGAGAAGGAGCTGGATGTGCTTAAAGACATCAGAGCCCATTTCAGCGGGATGGTAGCTAATCTCATCCAGTGTGTTCCAG TCCACCACAGGCGCTTTCTCTTCCCTCAACAGTCTCTGAGACACcatctcttcatcctcttcagcCAATGGGCTGGACCCTTCAGCGTCATGTTCACTCCCCTCGATCGTTACAGTGACCGTAACCACCAGATCACTCGTTACCAGTACTGTGCTCTCAAG GCCATGTCAGCAGTTCTATGTTGCGGTCCAGTATTTGACAATGTAGGTCTCTCAACTGACGGCTATCTCTACAAATGGCTTGACAACATCTTGGCCTGCCATGACATACGG GTGCACCGCCTGGGGTGTGAGGTGGTCATCCTGCTCTTAGAACTGAACCCAGACCAAATCAATCTGTTCAACTGGGCCGTGGACCGCTGCTTCACTGGATCTTACCAGCTGGCATCTGGCTGCTTCAAGGCCATCGCCACTGTCTGCGGTAACAG GAATTACCCATGTGACCTTGTGACCTTGCTCAATCTGGTGTTGTTCAAAGCCTCAGACACCAGCAGGGAAATATATGAAATCTCCATGCAGCTGATGCAG GTGCTGGAGTCTAAGCTGTGTGCGTACTCAAAGCGGATGGTGGAGCAGAAGCCTGGTAATATTTTGTATGGAACACACGGCCCCCTGCCACCCCTGTACAGCGTCAACCTGTCTCAACTCTCCATCCAGCTGGCCAGCATGTACCCAGAACTCACTCTGCCTCTTTTCTCAG AGGTGAGCCAGCGTTTCTCAACCACCCACCCCAACGGCAGACAGATCATGCTATCCTACCTGCTACCCTGGCTTAGTAACATTGAGCTAGTGGACACAGGGCTTCTACCCCCTGCCTCAAGCCCCTGTACACCAGAGGAAGAACCTCACGGTCAGGGGCAGGGCATGGGTCTGTCCCCCAGTCTGAGAGGTAACGGCTGGGGCTCCCTGCAGGCGACCTCACTGGTGCTCAACAACCTCATGTTCATGACTGCTAAG TACGGAGACGAGGTTCCTGGCCCAGAGATTGAGAATGCCTGGAACGCTCTGGTGTCCAACGAGAGGTGGAGCAACAACTTACGGATCACCCTGCAGTTCCTTATCAGCCTGTGTGGAGTCAGCAGTGATACCACACTGTTGCCTTAT ATCAAGAAGGTGGTGATCTACCTGTGTCGCAACAACACCATCCAGACTATGGAGGAGCTTCTGTTTGAGCTGCAGCAGACTGACCCAGTCAACCCTGTGGTCTTACACTGTGACAACCCTCCCTTCTATCGCTTTGCTGCCAGCAACAAAGCCTCCACCTCACAGACAG GCACCACCTCCAGCAGTAACACTGTGGTGGCTGGTCAGGAGAACCTGCCAGACACAGATGAGAACAAGCTGGTCAGAGAGAGTGAAGAGCG CAGGGCCAGGGCTCACAACAGACTGGAGTCTCGCTACAGCAACAGCTCCGGAGGCTCCTACGAGGATGAAAAGA CTGACCCACTCCCACCATATGCTGGTTGGCTACTGGGTGTTCTGGAGACCAACCATCCTCAGCCGTTACCGATGCCTGTTAACGGAGGCTGCTGGGCTCCTCTGGTTGACTACCTTCCAGAAACCATCACACCTAGAGGACCGCTGCATAg GTGTAACATTGCAGTGATCTTTATGACTGAAATGGTGGTGGACCACAGCGTGAGAGAAGACTGGGCTTTACACCTGCCCCTGCTACTACATGCCCTCTTCTTGG GTCTGGACCACTACAGACCAGAGGTCTATGAACACAGCAAACGtctccttctccacctcctcattGCCCTCTCTTGCAACAACAACTTCCAG GTAATAGCCTCAGTTCTGATGCTGACGAGAGAGATCAGTGACAACAAGACCCTCACCATTAAGtccagctaccacacagagtacCAGCAGTCAC TCTATAATCATGTTCCCTTAGATGCACCTGACTTCCTGCGAGAGTGGCAGACGTCTCCAGTGGTGGACTCcggcctcagctccacctccaacTCTTCCTCTGCCAGTTTGGGTGGCGGCAGCACTGCAGGCAGTGTTGGAAATTTGCCCCTTGTAACACCTGATGACCTGGAGGACCTTGAAGATACGCCCAATGAAACGGATGAGAAGACAAACAAACTCATTGAGTTCCTTTCCACCAG TGCCTGGAgtactgtgttgttgttgctcaGAGCGTTTGGGCCACTGTGGGTGCATGAGGACATCACACCAAAAAACCCCAACTCCAAGAGCACGGAGCAGCTCTCCAACTTCCTACGCCACGTCGTCTCTGTCTTCAAGGAGTCCAAGTCAG ACTTCCACCTGGAGCACCAGCTGAGTGATGTGGCTTTACAGACGGCTCTGTGTAGCTCCTCACGTCACTATGCTGGACGCTCTTTCCAGATCTTCAGAGCCCTCAAACAGCCAATCAACAACCACGCTGTATCTGACCTGGTCTCACGCCTCGTTGAGGTGGTGGGAGAACACGGAGACGAGGTGcag GGCTATGTGATGGAGGTGCTGTTGACGCTGGAGTCAGTGGTGGTGAATCTAGCAGAATGTCTAAAAAACAGCGACCTTATGGCAGCTCTAACCAG GACGTCCTCACCAGACTTTGTCACTAGTGACAAACTGATGAACAGAAAGAGCACAGGTCAGTTGAACTTCCCTGGCCCGGGATTTGTTGGTCTGTCGTCACAACGCCACCAGCGCTCCTACTCGGTCCCTAAGAAGTTTGGCGAGTGTGGCCACCAGTCAAGTGATCCTCCTCGCAGTGCAACTCTGGATCGCATACag GCGTGCAACAGTCATGGCCTCGCCCGAACTGGAAGAACCCCTGGGTCCTGCACGTCGTCAACCAATCGTATTGATCCCAGTGTTCTATCGGATCCTGCCCATGTTTCCCATCCTTCATCAATACTGGCCACAGTCTTCTGGGTGGCAGTGTCACTCATGGAGTCAGACTTTGAGTTTGAATATCAGATGTCACTTCGCCTCGTTCACAAGTTGCTGTCAAAG GTGCCCTTAGACAGAGCAGAGAACCGCGAACGCCTAGAGAAGCTGCAGGCTCAGCTGAGGTGGAGCGGGTTCTCTGGGATTCAGCAGCTTTTGTTGAAGGGTTTTACCTCCCAGGCCACTTCTGACCTCACCTTGCAGCTCTTCTGCCAGCTCACACCAGTCTCCCGTGTGCCTGTTGTTGATAGCTCACAGTCTATAG GTTTCCCTCTGAATGTGCTGTGTCTGCTGCCTCATCTGGTGCAGCACTTTGGCCACCCAACTCAGTTTTGTAAGGAGAGTGCTGAGAGGATTGCACAG GTGTGTTTGGAGGAGAAGCACACAAAGCTGTCCCATTTGGCTCACGTGATGACTCTCTATAAGACACGTTCTTACACACGGGACCCTTTCTCCTGGGTCAGTGTGGTTTGCCGCTACCTCCATGAGGCTTTTTCCGACATCACACTCAACATGGTCACCTATATGGCTGAG CTGCTGGATAAGGGCCTTCCCAGTATGCAGCAGTCTCTCCTCCAGATCATCTACTGTCTGCTCAGCCACATGGACCTGACCGCTGTACAAGTCAAACAGTTCAACGCTGATGTCACAAAGACCATTGAGAAGTTTGTCCAG ACAGTACACTGGAAGGATGCCTTAAACATCTTGAAACTGGTGGTATCACGCTCTGCCAGCCTAGTTCATCCGGTGTACGGCCACACGCAGGGTGACCTGTCCAACCTAGAGGTCAGCAGGGTGTGGGACGGTTCAGCCAAGGCTCTGCCTGGAAAAACACTGGACTTCACCTTTGACATCTCTGAG ACTCCAGTGATTGGGCGTCGGTTCGACGAGCTCCAGGGTTCAGGGGGAAGAGAGGGGAAGGCCAGAGCCATGGCTGTAACACGCAGTActtcctccacttcctctgGATCCAACTCCAACACCATCTTGGTGCCCGTTAGCTGGAGGCGACCACAATCCTCTCAG AAAAGAACCAGAGAGAAGCTGGTGAACGTTTTATCTCTTTGTGGACAAGAAGTTGGACTCACCAAGAACCCATCT GTGATCTTCTCATCGTGTGGCGACTTGGACATGATGGAGGTGCGGGAGAGTGGTGTGTCATCAGAGGAGGGCGGAACCAGAGAGGACACGCTAGACGACACCGCCAGCGAGCAGCAGTTCAGGGTTTTCCGAGACTTTGACTTCTTGGATGTGGAGCTGGAGGACGGAGAG GAGCTCCAG GGCGAGACCGTCGATAACTTTAATTGGGGTGTTCGTCGGCGATCTCTGGACAGCACAGAGTTGGGCGACCTGTTGGAGGAGAGCCAGCACTCAGGCAGCACCCCCAGTCTGGGTCACGAGGACCCCCATGATTCAGACGAGTcgtcagaggaagaggagtcttCAACTAGCCAGagcctctctcactctcagctT ACTAACCCTTCTCCATCAGAGGAAACCAATCACACTGATTCTCTATCTACATCTTACGACACATCTGCCGACCCACAATCCTTCAATGCCACCACACCGGGCCAGGGAGCACTCCATGATGATCACAGTGGCCTGCAT GGGAGGCTGTGTGGAGATGATGAGGACACTCAGGCCCAGGATGACGACCTGTCGCTGAGCGTCAACGAGCTCCCTCACGGCTCAGACTGCGGCGAGAGCTTCACCCTGGAGTTGCCGGGGCAACCTCAGGATCAGCTGTGCAATCTGGACCACAGCCTCAACCCAGACTACTGCCAACCACCGCTGGACTTTCTAGACCCCAACTGTCTGCCCAG CTTACGCGATGATGTAGATGACTTGGAAGACCTTGGttttcctcctcccccctctccattTTTCTCCGCCATCTTGGCAGCCTTCCAACCCACAGTGTGTGACGATGCTGAGGAGGCATGGCGCTGTCATATCAACCAGCTTGTGACCGACTCAGATGGGTCCTGTGCCGTCCACACTTTTCAAgtcttctcatctctctttaAG AACATCCAGGGTAAATTCTGCCTCCTGACAACTGATGTCGCCACTTACCTCGGAGAGGGCTTAAGGGGCATCGGATCAAAGTTCCTCAGGTCCTCACAGATGCTAACCACATGCTCAGATTGTCCCACAATCTACATCGATGCTGACACG ATCATGTCCTATGGTCTCCTTGAAAAGATGAAGTTCAGTGCGCTGGAGCTGCAGGAGTACCTGGATACCTACAACACCAGAGAGGATGCTGCTGTCTCG TGGCTGAGGAACTGTAAGGACACATTTCCCAGGTGCCCCGGCGACAGCGTGGTTACCTGCCAGCCAGGAGACTCGGAGGAGAAG CAAATGGAGTCTCTTGCA CAACTGGAGCTTTGTCAGAGGCTCTACAAGCTGCACTTCCAGCTTCTCCTACTCTTCCAGTCCTATTGCTCGCTCATTGGTCAAGTTCACGCCATCAGCTCTGTGCCTGAG CTGCTGAACATGTCTCGAGAGCTCACTGATCTGAAGACCAGCCTGCAGGCAGCAGAGGCGGCTGTAGCCAGCGACCTGGAACACAAACACTTGGCCCACACTCACGCACATGCCACCCAGGTGGCAGCCATGGTTGTGCCCAGCTTCCCCACCTCGGAGGCAGCTGTGCAGGCCATACTGGAGTGCCTTAAGAACCACGAGTTCACCAAAGCTGTGCGCTACATCCAGGAGTGCAG GAGGCAGTGGCCCAGCGGAGTGTTCGGTGGCAGCTCAGAGAGCGAGGTCCAGACACTGCTCAATGTCTACTTTCGCCACCAGACGCTGGGTCAGACGGGCACCATTGCCCTGCTCGGTTCCCGCCAGGACCTCAGCCTGATCTGCTCCAAGCTGCTCGAGCTCAACGGGGAGATCCGCGACATGATCCGCCGCGCCCAGGGTTACCGGGTCGTCACAACCTACCTCCCCGACTCCAGCGCCTCCGGGACAAGTCTCTGA